A genomic region of Cygnus atratus isolate AKBS03 ecotype Queensland, Australia chromosome 13, CAtr_DNAZoo_HiC_assembly, whole genome shotgun sequence contains the following coding sequences:
- the LOC118245524 gene encoding uncharacterized protein LOC118245524 isoform X2 codes for MGGRGRAARGSARYGTGRDRLGPGRTGPGRAAEARCRNEVQTAPRKDLGISPHEMLFRFPYLGRRDEIPQFETRESFLKNCILGLSSSLSSLSTRGLLAQTPPLEFPILHHQPGNWVLIRTWKESKLRPEWEGLFQVLLTTETAVRTAEEGWTHYTRVKVSVDPSTWEALPTEDLLEVEIEEKNLVADSEQD; via the exons ATGGGCGGAAGAGGCCGGGCCGCGCGTGGCTCGGCTCGTTATGGAACGGGACGGGACAGGCTCGGGCCGGGCCggaccgggccgggccgggccgctgAGGCGCGGTGCCGCAACGAG GTTCAAACAGCACCGAGAAAGGATCTAGGAATTTCACCGCATGAGATGCTGTTCAGATTCCCCTatctgggcagaagggatgagatACCGCAATTCGAAACAAGAgagagttttcttaagaactgtattctggggttgtcctcttctttgtcatctctcagtACCCGTGGGTTGTTGGCTCAAACCCCACCTTTGGAATTCCCCATTCTCCACCATCAGCCAGGAAATTGGGTCCTGATTCGGACCTGGAAAGAATCAAAACTCCGGCCTGAATGGGAAGGACTATTCCAAGTACtactaaccactgaaacagccGTAAGAACTGCAGAAGAAGGCTGGACTCACTATACTCGAGTGAAGGTGTCCGTCGACCCTAGTACCTGGGAAGCTCTTCCTACAGAAGACTTGTTGGAAGTTGAAATCGAAGAGAAAAATCTCGTAGCGGACTCTGAGCAGGATTAA
- the LOC118245524 gene encoding uncharacterized protein LOC118245524 isoform X1: MAGVDDRSRAPKLLVLMLDLPLGKGPHPVCSTFLPYRVVYRRKALSREMGKELIIPLPHPVRPEDNDSLTVQTAPRKDLGISPHEMLFRFPYLGRRDEIPQFETRESFLKNCILGLSSSLSSLSTRGLLAQTPPLEFPILHHQPGNWVLIRTWKESKLRPEWEGLFQVLLTTETAVRTAEEGWTHYTRVKVSVDPSTWEALPTEDLLEVEIEEKNLVADSEQD; encoded by the exons ATGGCTGGTGTAGATGATCGCTCACGTGCCCCAAAGCTCCTTGTGCTGATGTTGGATCTGCCCCTCGGCAAAGGACCGCATCCTGTGTGTTCAACTTTTCTTCCTTACCGTGTcgtat ATAGGAGAAAAGCTCTTTCGAGAGAGATGGGGAAGGAATTAATTATACCTCTGCCTCATCCTGTGAGACCAGAAGACAATGACTCACTAACT GTTCAAACAGCACCGAGAAAGGATCTAGGAATTTCACCGCATGAGATGCTGTTCAGATTCCCCTatctgggcagaagggatgagatACCGCAATTCGAAACAAGAgagagttttcttaagaactgtattctggggttgtcctcttctttgtcatctctcagtACCCGTGGGTTGTTGGCTCAAACCCCACCTTTGGAATTCCCCATTCTCCACCATCAGCCAGGAAATTGGGTCCTGATTCGGACCTGGAAAGAATCAAAACTCCGGCCTGAATGGGAAGGACTATTCCAAGTACtactaaccactgaaacagccGTAAGAACTGCAGAAGAAGGCTGGACTCACTATACTCGAGTGAAGGTGTCCGTCGACCCTAGTACCTGGGAAGCTCTTCCTACAGAAGACTTGTTGGAAGTTGAAATCGAAGAGAAAAATCTCGTAGCGGACTCTGAGCAGGATTAA